Proteins from a single region of Candidatus Binatia bacterium:
- a CDS encoding sugar transporter, whose protein sequence is MSAPGPLPVSVLLRYGVGQLGYSMMGLAVYVHLPKFYTDVALLSPALVGLVVLIARVWDAVTDPVMGYVSDRTRTRLGRRRPYLVASSIPAGLCFALLWSPPPEFQGEALFFYFLAAYMGLFLCWTIGAIPYYSFGAELSPDYYERTRLVGVREMFSVSGIILGTLGVPLALHLFDDTRQAYAAMGAAVGAAGAATILVPALFLREPRIPEGVHVLPPWTGLVTTLRNPAFRVLLVTYFFTSVAGAVPGPLIPYISEYVVKTPHLLPAYILVYLLMGILTLPLWVRISRRIGKKKAWSFALLIAVFVTSGLFFLGPGRSTLFFFLLAVGGVSLGGSLAFPASMQADVIDQDELLTGKRREGAYFGLWSLVTKSSAAVTLFVAMQVLHLAGYVPNVEQSPDVVLTMRLLYSFFPASCYAAALLLFQRYPITQEVHAEIRARLAARAA, encoded by the coding sequence ATGAGCGCCCCGGGGCCCTTGCCCGTTTCCGTGCTGCTCCGCTACGGCGTGGGGCAACTCGGCTACTCCATGATGGGGCTCGCCGTTTACGTCCACCTGCCCAAGTTCTACACGGACGTGGCACTCCTCTCGCCGGCTCTCGTGGGCCTCGTGGTGCTGATCGCCCGGGTGTGGGATGCCGTCACGGACCCCGTGATGGGCTACGTGTCGGACCGCACCCGAACGAGGCTCGGCCGCAGAAGGCCCTACCTCGTGGCGAGCAGCATTCCCGCTGGCCTCTGCTTCGCCCTTCTCTGGAGCCCGCCCCCGGAATTCCAGGGCGAGGCGCTCTTTTTCTACTTCCTCGCGGCCTACATGGGGCTTTTTCTCTGCTGGACGATCGGCGCGATTCCCTACTACTCCTTCGGCGCGGAACTTTCCCCCGACTACTACGAGCGCACGCGGCTCGTGGGCGTGCGCGAGATGTTCTCGGTGAGCGGCATCATCCTGGGCACGCTCGGCGTGCCGCTCGCCCTCCACCTCTTCGACGACACGCGCCAAGCCTACGCCGCCATGGGGGCGGCGGTCGGAGCGGCCGGGGCCGCGACGATCCTCGTCCCCGCCCTTTTCTTGCGCGAGCCCCGCATCCCCGAGGGCGTGCACGTGCTCCCGCCGTGGACGGGCCTCGTCACGACGCTGCGCAACCCGGCCTTCCGCGTCCTCCTCGTCACCTATTTTTTCACGAGCGTGGCCGGCGCCGTGCCAGGGCCGCTCATCCCCTACATCTCGGAGTACGTCGTCAAGACTCCGCACCTTCTTCCCGCCTACATCCTCGTTTATCTCCTGATGGGCATCCTCACCCTCCCGCTCTGGGTGAGGATCTCGCGCCGCATCGGAAAGAAAAAGGCGTGGTCCTTCGCGCTCCTGATCGCGGTGTTCGTGACCTCGGGCCTTTTCTTTCTCGGCCCGGGTCGGTCGACGCTGTTTTTCTTTCTGCTCGCCGTGGGCGGCGTGAGTCTCGGCGGAAGCCTCGCCTTTCCGGCTTCCATGCAGGCCGACGTGATCGACCAGGACGAGCTCCTCACGGGGAAGCGCCGCGAGGGGGCCTACTTCGGCCTCTGGTCCCTCGTGACGAAATCCTCGGCGGCCGTCACGCTCTTCGTGGCCATGCAGGTCCTCCACCTGGCGGGCTACGTGCCCAACGTGGAGCAGTCGCCCGACGTGGTCCTCACGATGCGGCTTCTCTACTCCTTTTTCCCGGCGAGCTGCTACGCCGCGGCGCTGCTCCTCTTCCAGCGCTATCCGATCACGCAGGAAGTGCACGCGGAGATTCGAGCGCGGCTCGCGGCGCGGGCGGCCTGA
- a CDS encoding antitoxin, which yields MATVIQIRNVPEELHRRLKMRAAAEGISVSEYVLREIRKSLDRPSREEWLRRIAQLPRTKIRPSAAAVIRSERRRR from the coding sequence ATGGCCACTGTGATCCAGATCCGCAACGTCCCCGAGGAACTTCACCGCCGCCTCAAGATGCGGGCTGCCGCCGAGGGAATCTCGGTGTCCGAGTACGTCCTCCGCGAGATCCGGAAGTCGCTCGACCGGCCGAGCCGCGAAGAGTGGCTCCGGCGAATCGCGCAGCTCCCGCGCACGAAGATCCGGCCGTCCGCGGCTGCGGTGATCCGGAGCGAACGGCGACGGCGGTGA
- a CDS encoding isocitrate lyase family enzyme: MNAAEPTQSKAERIRALLRERPPLVLGGVYDGLTTRLADRAGFEVLFVGGFSVSATYLGEPDLGYLTQTEMADAARRICRLTKKPVLVDADTGYGNARNVLRTVELYRQAGAAGFFLEDQVWPKRCGHMRGKQVVERKEWLSKLRAAADARKDGDFFLVARTDARDAVGLEEAIERARAAHDLGADATFVEAPRSRAELEAIARAVPPPRVANMIEGGRTPLLSPKELHELGFDLVVTPLAPILAAARALGRVYEILRREGTLREHLGELLSFEELNSILGLEDHFRLDERYRA, encoded by the coding sequence ATGAACGCCGCGGAACCGACGCAAAGCAAGGCGGAGAGGATTCGCGCGCTGCTTCGCGAGCGGCCTCCGCTGGTGCTGGGCGGCGTCTACGACGGGCTCACGACGCGGCTCGCCGACCGCGCGGGCTTCGAGGTGCTCTTCGTGGGCGGTTTCAGCGTCTCGGCGACCTATCTCGGAGAGCCCGACCTCGGCTACCTGACGCAGACCGAAATGGCGGACGCGGCACGCCGGATCTGCCGGCTCACGAAAAAGCCCGTCCTGGTCGACGCCGACACGGGCTACGGGAACGCCCGCAACGTGCTGCGCACGGTCGAGCTTTACCGGCAGGCGGGTGCTGCGGGCTTTTTCCTCGAAGACCAGGTGTGGCCGAAGAGGTGCGGCCACATGCGGGGAAAGCAGGTGGTCGAACGGAAGGAGTGGCTCTCCAAGCTCCGCGCGGCCGCCGACGCCCGCAAGGACGGAGACTTCTTCCTGGTCGCCCGCACCGATGCCCGCGATGCCGTGGGTCTCGAAGAAGCCATCGAACGTGCCCGGGCGGCGCACGACCTGGGCGCCGACGCGACCTTCGTCGAGGCTCCGAGGAGCCGGGCCGAGCTCGAAGCCATCGCGCGGGCGGTGCCGCCGCCGCGGGTCGCGAACATGATCGAAGGGGGCCGCACGCCGCTCCTCTCCCCGAAGGAGCTCCACGAGCTCGGTTTCGACCTCGTGGTCACGCCGCTCGCGCCGATTCTCGCGGCCGCCCGAGCCCTCGGTCGCGTCTACGAGATCCTCCGGCGGGAGGGTACGCTCCGGGAACACCTCGGGGAGCTTCTCTCTTTCGAGGAGCTCAACTCGATCCTGGGCCTCGAAGACCACTTCCGGCTCGACGAGCGCTATCGAGCCTGA
- the vapc12 gene encoding ribonuclease VapC: MIVLDASAVVELLLNTAVGAAVARRIRGRPTLASPHLIDVEVAQAVRRLVRLRQIEPWRGAVAIQHLVEFDLVRFDHVELLPRIWALRASLSAYDAAYLTLAEVLDAPLLTCDGRLARAARGIARVELLR; this comes from the coding sequence GTGATCGTCCTCGATGCTTCCGCCGTCGTCGAGCTTCTGCTCAACACGGCGGTCGGTGCTGCCGTGGCGAGACGCATCCGGGGACGCCCGACCCTCGCGTCCCCCCATTTGATCGACGTCGAAGTCGCCCAGGCGGTCCGCCGGCTGGTTCGGCTGCGCCAGATCGAACCGTGGCGCGGTGCCGTGGCGATCCAGCATCTCGTGGAGTTCGATCTCGTCCGGTTCGATCACGTCGAGCTGCTGCCGCGCATCTGGGCGCTTCGAGCCAGCCTGAGCGCCTACGACGCGGCGTACCTGACGCTGGCCGAGGTCCTGGATGCGCCTCTTCTGACCTGCGACGGCAGGCTTGCCCGGGCGGCACGCGGGATCGCAAGGGTGGAGCTGCTGCGCTGA